The segment TGTCATGCTTCCATAATCAAGGACCATGGAAACAGGAGATGTTGTTACAGGAATACCAGCTTCTTCAACTGCAGCCACAAGGTTCACACCCACAGCTACCAGTATGCCGGCCATTCCTTCTTCCACAGGGGCACCCACCATTGCATCAGAATCCCCAATACCCAGTACACCTCCAATGCCGGAATTCTCCAGATCTTTCAGTACCTCTTTTGTCTTTTCAACTGCCGAGGAGGGTATGTTCCGCATATTGGCAAGAATGCGACCATTACCGGTATCCAGTACATCAAGAACAGATGTCGACTGGCGTATCAGGAATATCTTGACAGGGTCGATGGATGTACCTGAATATGAGATCATATCAAGGAACTGCACAGGGTCATTGTGTTCCATCTGAATAAGACCGCCATAGGCAGGTTTGATTGGAATTCCGCTCTTGAGAAGCAGGCCATCGAAAGTCATACTGCAAACGGTGGCGATGTTCACACATCCAGGCGGCACATATACCCTTGAGTCAGAGTCCTCTTCAAAGACCTTTATGTATGGACTTATACTGATCCCGCCGGAGGATGCATATTTCATGACATCTATGGCATTATCAAAATCGTCCTTGTCCACAGTGGAGAGGTTCACTATGACATTGCCTTTCTTTGACAGGGGATCATAATCCGTCTTATAGATCAGCTCCTCTATCCTGGTGATCACAAAATCAAGCCTGTCACCTATCAGGGCATCTTCCAGTTCCTTTTTTCCGGAGGCGGTGATGGTACGTCCGTTATAACCGTGCTTTTCCGTAAATCCCCTCTCATCGAGGATCCTTAAGTGATAACGGACAGCACGCTCTCCCAGATTGTAGCCACGGTTCTGCAACTCATCGGCAATGTTCCTGGCACCTATGGGCTTATCACTTTCACTGATAACGCGCATTATTTCAATGAGCTTACGTTCTATCTGAGGGTCGGTCATCTGTCAGCACCTGATACGAATAATAAGAGCAATGGTTAACTCGTTAATACTGCCTATTTAAGAATAAGCAACGTATGTACAGCGGGTATAAATTTATAATTTGCTATTGCCGGTTATATCTTTCCTGTTTTTAGTATATAAACCATGAGCCATAAGCCCATAAATGCAGCTATAACAAACCCGGCGACCCCAAAGAGAGGTACACCTCCGATGTGGGGCTGCATCCCGGTCTGGATGATAAGGGAAGAGCCCAGAATGATAGAAGAGATAATTAAACTGAATGATAATCGATTGCTGGCAGCATTGAGCTCAGCAACGATACGGTCCATCCCTTTGTGTTCAAACCTTAGGTTAAGGTATCCTTTCTCTGCAATTGACAGTATATGTGAGATCTGCAGCGGTGCCTTGTGAAGCATACGCGCCGTATGCCACATGTCAGTGTAAAGATTGTCCGCAATATTGCGGGGCTTGAACCTGGTGCGCATGATGTTGCGGGCATAAGGTTCAGCGATGACGGTCACATTGAAGTCAGGAACCATCTGGAGAGCAAAGCCGCTCACAGTCATAACACCTTTGAAGAGCAATGCAA is part of the Methanococcoides methylutens MM1 genome and harbors:
- a CDS encoding DUF128 domain-containing protein → MTDPQIERKLIEIMRVISESDKPIGARNIADELQNRGYNLGERAVRYHLRILDERGFTEKHGYNGRTITASGKKELEDALIGDRLDFVITRIEELIYKTDYDPLSKKGNVIVNLSTVDKDDFDNAIDVMKYASSGGISISPYIKVFEEDSDSRVYVPPGCVNIATVCSMTFDGLLLKSGIPIKPAYGGLIQMEHNDPVQFLDMISYSGTSIDPVKIFLIRQSTSVLDVLDTGNGRILANMRNIPSSAVEKTKEVLKDLENSGIGGVLGIGDSDAMVGAPVEEGMAGILVAVGVNLVAAVEEAGIPVTTSPVSMVLDYGSMTRL